In one window of Denticeps clupeoides chromosome 2, fDenClu1.1, whole genome shotgun sequence DNA:
- the syde1 gene encoding rho GTPase-activating protein SYDE1, with protein sequence MLDSHALLGVLAAPGNFSAAGVTLEGSPGMAEPLLKRTFSRLRGKEKSRRKTDPKLPDVQGKTDVQICSSLSAQNSAAAEEDYARRPQITVAKKQNWAKLTSRDPPRTEACSRPEQRGQEYGSFLGKTQGSKQAWSQKALSEESRSTDSGWEAGTSSSLWNSNEAGLPELSPPMGAGYSEVSIAPSSAKLSGQGAYLQSLERSSRAWVLSTGKSQGSEELPRPLPSSITEWKQGVEGERNIWYNPIPEEEDSRMDGTGGDFGDPWRRRAEMEGSPESRRDGPKWAQKRAGMLVGNCASSSCRETSADNSDVFPQKVQQVDCECLGVAVSTVVIGTPSDSPAMHKKSSGLAVGSSSMMDKIKSPGTVRRLSMKMRKLPELRRKLSLRSSRLQRHGNSQNAATATGAEETSPPNARKESSNNVISRYHLDSSAPSAHTRRRLSRPRSASKGGYLSDGDSPELLPKQGSSGGQESSSTPSFMADAGSFRLYSLAEQPRCAQRLSGLLTVHLLGVEELLRSPRNSASKGVFCAIQVDGVTRGRTALLTCCGPSLPLNHTFNLELERARLLKLVVLTPATPNITSADSLSPATNATATRNRVCCLGAVAIPPLFRGGRSQQLCVQLEPRGLLYVKLTLLEQWEAPSPRLSEMPPPSVFGVDLRRLVEKENLALKVPIIIQKCVAEIEKRGLKVVGLYRLCGSAAVKKELRDMFERDSASVTLSEDLYPDINVITGILKDYLRELPSPLITRTLYEVVLESMSVRPVCRSELDAQRCQATVSLLQCLPEPEKATLTLLLDHLSLVASFSDSNRMTCQNLAVCFGPVLLTPTQECWMPSAQRVPAAAHAPAPDAGRTGRSFAHSEEIASAVDFKHHIEALHYLLQLWPIPTGRILDDPPLSASIIDSPPPSPSSSPSVSQNTLRHKNQRPPLHLDLSEDLVVSRRGRGRLESPPCNRYAGDWSICGRDFLSGLEADYDEVAGSNSEQEEDEDEQQASAGLYVDDFGLDFDAPFTCRLSLKDFDTLISDLERELAKQINICL encoded by the exons ATGCTCGATTCTCACGCGCTTTTAGGAGTTCTCGCCGCTCCTGGAAACTTTTCCGCCGCCGGAGTGACACTGGAGGGTAGTCCGGGCATGGCTGAGCCCCTTCTGAAGCGCACTTTCTCCAGGCTGCGGGGTAAGGAGAAATCCAGGCGCAAAACCGACCCCAAACTCCCCG ATGTCCAAGGAAAGACGGATGTTCAGATTTGTTCATCGTTGTCGGCCCAGAATTCCGCTGCCGCTGAGGAGGACTATGCCAGACGGCCTCAGATCACCGTGGCCAAGAAACAGAACTGGGCCAAACTCACGTCTAGGGACCCTCCCAGAACAGAGGCTTGCAGCAGACCTGAGCAGAGAGGTCAGGAGTATGGAAGCTTCTTAGGGAAGACCCAGGGCTCAAAGCAGGCCTGGAGCCAGAAGGCGTTGAGTGAAGAGAGTAGATCTACTGATTCTGGGTGGGAGGCCGGGACGTCTAGCAGCCTCTGGAACTCGAACGAGGCTGGTCTGCCAGAACTGAGTCCACCAATGGGAGCTGGGTACTCTGAAGTTAGCATTGCCCCCAGCTCAGCTAAGCTGTCCGGGCAGGGGGCTTACCTCCAAAGCCTGGAGAGGAGTAGCCGAGCCTGGGTGCTGTCTACAGGGAAGTCCCAGGGCTCTGAAGAGCTCCCTCGACCACTCCCCAGCAGCATCACTGAATGGAAGCAGggtgtggagggagagagaaatatTTGGTACAATCCCATTCCAGAGGAGGAGGACTCTCGCATGGACGGGACTGGGGGTGACTTTGGTGACCCTTGGAGAAGGAGGGCAGAGATGGAGGGCTCTCCAGAGAGCAGGAGGGATGGGCCAAAATGGGCACAGAAGAGAGCAGGGATGCTGGTTGGAAACTGTGCCAGTTCCAGCTGCAGGGAAACATCAGCTGACAATTCAG aTGTGTTTCCGCAGAAAGTCCAGCAGGTTGACTGTGAGTGTCTGGGTGTGGCAGTGAGTACTGTTGTCATCGGCACGCCCTCGGACAGCCCTGCCATGCATAAGAAATCAAGTGGATTGGCAGTTGGGAGCAGCAGCATGATGGACAAGATTAAGTCTCCGGGGACAGTGCGCCGTCTCTCCATGAAGATGAGGAAACTTCCGGAACTCAGGCGCAAACTGAGCCTTCGTTCCTCTCGCTTGCAACGCCATGGAAACAGCCAGAATGCTGCCACGGCAACTGGAGCTGAAGAAACCTCACCCCCAAATGCCCGCAAGGAGTCATCCAACAACGTGATCAGCCGTTACCACCTGGACAGCAGCGCCCCCTCTGCTCACACTCGGCGACGGTTGTCGCGGCCACGGTCCGCAAGCAAGGGTGGCTACCTCAGCGATGGAGACTCTCCGGAGCTCCTTCCCAAGCAGGGTTCCTCAGGAGGCCAGGAGTCATCTTCCACGCCCTCCTTCATGGCAGACGCCGGCTCCTTCCGGCTGTACAGCCTGGCAGAACAACCACGGTGTGCCCAGCGTCTGTCGGGGCTCCTCACTGTGCACCTCCTTGGCGTAGAGGAGCTGCTCCGATCACCACGCAACAGCGCCAGCAAGGGAGTGTTCTGCGCCATCCAGGTGGATGGGGTGACCCGCGGGCGCACTGCACTGCTCACCTGCTGTGGACCGTCGCTCCCCCTCAACCACACCTTCAACCTGGAGCTGGAGCGCGCTCGCCTGCTTAAGTTGGTGGTGTTGACTCCCGCAACACCTAACATCACGTCTGCTGACAGCTTGTCACCTGCAACCAACGCCACGGCAACGCGCAACCGAGTCTGCTGTCTTGGGGCAGTCGCCATTCCACCCCTGTTCCGAG GTGGCCGTTCCCAGCAGTTATGTGTGCAGTTGGAGCCACGGGGGCTGCTGTATGTAAAGCTGACCCTGCTGGAACAGTGGGAAGCCCCTTCTCCCCGCCTCAGTGAGATGCCACCACCCAGCGTCTTTGGGGTGGATCTGCGCCGCCTAGTGGAGAAGGAGAACCTGGCGCTGAAAGTTCCAATCATTATTCAGAAATGCGTGGCTGAGATTGAGAAGAGAGGGCTGAAG GTTGTGGGCCTGTACAGATTGTGTGGATCAGCAGCAGTAAAGAAGGAGCTGAGAGACATGTTTGAAAGAGACAGTGCATCAGTCACTCTCAGTGAGGATCTGTACCCTGACATCAATGTCATCACTG GCATTTTGAAAGACTATCTACGCGAACTGCCCTCTCCTCTCATCACAAGGACTCTTTATGAGGTTGTGTTGGAATCCATGTCAGTGCGGCCAGTGTGCCGGAGCGAGTTGGATGCCCAGCGATGCCAGGCCACCGTCTCCCTGCTTCAGTGTCTTCCAGAACCGGAGAAG GCTACTTTGACACTGCTGCTGGATCACCTCAGTCTGGTGGCATCATTCAGTGACAGCAACCGGATGACATGCCAGAACCTGGCAGTGTGTTTTGGCCCAGTTCTTCTTACCCCGACTCAAGAATGTTGGATGCCCAGTGCACAGAGGGTGCCAGCCGCAGCCCACGCGCCGGCCCCCGATGCTGGCAGGACTGGCCGCAGTTTTGCCCACAGTGAGGAGATTGCCAGCGCTGTCGATTTCAAGCATCACATTGAGGCCCTTCATTATTTGTTGCAGCTCTGGCCCA TTCCCACAGGCCGAATCTTGGATGATCCTCCCCTCTCCGCTTCCATCATAGAttccccacccccttccccatcttcctctccttctgTGTCCCAAAACACCCTGCGGCACAAGAACCAGCGTCCCCCATTGCATCTGGACCTTTCTGAAGACCTGGTGGTGTCGCGACGTGGGCGAGGACGTCTGGAAAGTCCACCCTGCAACCGTTATGCCGGCGACTGGAGCATCTGTGGTCGGGACTTCCTGTCTGGCCTGGAAGCGGACTATGATGAGGTGGCCGGGAGCAACAGTGAGCAGGAAGAAGACGAGGACGAACAGCAGGCTTCTGCTGGGCTCTATGTAGATGACTTCGGGCTTGACTTCGATGCCCCGTTCACTTGTAGACTAAGTCTGAAAGACTTTGACACACTGATCTCTGATCTGGAGAGGGAGCTGGCCAAGCAGATCAACATCTGTCTCTGA
- the cyp4f3 gene encoding cytochrome P450 4F3 isoform X3 → MAAGPGGVSGRLFSHLFPGCSLWAWLQLVATGAALCVCAQVARVCWRRSRLRCFAKPPTRNWLLGHMGIMKSTEEGMQATDQLVQTYKHSCSWFLGPFYCLVRLFHPDYNKPLLLASASITVKDELFYGLMRPWLGQGLLLSNGERWSRHRRLLTPAFHFDILKNYVVVFNHSTDIMHAKWRRLVAAGQKRLDMFDQISLMTLDSLLKCTFSYDSQCQEKSSEYITAIYELSTLVVKRQHYPPHHWDWLYWRSANGQRFRKACSVVHGFTTDIIQKRRTQLLHQGATKSQCVSEPGTRKKVTDFIDVLLLSKDEDGNSLTDDEIKAEADTFMFEGHDTTASGISWVLYNLAAHPKYQERCRDEIDSLLKGRETEEIQWSLYYISPPTPLSFIFKKKSISCSISCCRDDLTNLPFTTMCIKESLRLHPPVVALSRQYTKDMPVPGGRTIPKGTISLLSIYGTHHNSEIWPNPEFFVAQLSIICTTIINVSMTPCVLTLRNPRAVRPMLSSLSLQGPGTASDRTLPWRRCALP, encoded by the exons ATGGCAGCAGGGCCGGGCGGCGTGTCTGGCCGCCTTTTCTCTCACCTCTTCCCCGGATGCTCGCTCTGGGCTTGGCTGCAGCTGGTCGCAACGGGAGCTGCGCTCTGCGTCTGTGCGCAGGTGGCCCGCGTCTGCTGGAGACGCTCTCGGCTGCGCTGCTTCGCGAAACCCCCGACTCGCAACTGGCTGCTGGGACACATGGGGATA ATGAAGAGCACAGAAGAGGGTATGCAAGCTACAGATCAGTTGGTGCAGACATATAAACACTCCTGCTCCTGGTTCCTGGGCCCTTTCTACTGCCTGGTGCGGCTCTTTCATCCCGATTACAACAAGCCCCTCCTGCTGGCCTCAG CCTCCATTACTGTGAAGGATGAGTTGTTCTATGGACTCATGAGGCCATGGCTTG GGCAGGGCTTGCTGTTGAGCAACGGGGAGCGCTGGTCACGGCACCGACGACTTCTCACGCCCGCCTTTCACTTCGACATCCTAAAGAACTATGTAGTCGTTTTCAACCACTCCACCGATATCATGCAT GCAAAATGGCGCCGCCTGGTGGCTGCAGGTCAGAAACGTCTAGACATGTTTGATCAGATCAGCCTCATGACCCTGGACAGCCTTCTCAAGTGCACCTTCAGCTACGACAGCCAGTGTCAAGA GAAGTCTAGTGAGTACATCACTGCGATCTATGAGCTAAGCACGCTGGTGGTGAAGAGGCAGCACTACCCTCCACATCACTGGGACTGGCTGTACTGGCGCTCTGCCAATGGCCAGCGCTTCCGAAAGGCCTGCAGCGTGGTGCATGGCTTCACCACTGACATCATCCAAAAGCGCCGCACCCAGTTGCTTCACCAAGGTGCAACAAAGAGCCAATGTGTATCTGAGCCCGGCACCAGGAAGAAGGTCACAGACTTCATTGATGTGTTGCTGCTCTCCAAG GATGAAGATGGTAACAGCCTCACGGATGATGAAATTAAGGCAGAAGCTGACACGTTCATGTTTGAGG GTCATGACACCACGGCCAGTGGGATATCATGGGTGCTGTATAATCTGGCCGCTCACCCTAAGTATCAGGAGCGCTGCCGCGATGAGATTGATTCTCTGCTCAAGGGACGAGAAACTGAGGAGATCCAATGGTCACTATATTATATTTCCCCACCCACTCctctttcctttatttttaaaaagaaaagcattagcTGCTCCATTTCCTGTTGCAGGGACGACCTGACGAACCTGCCCTTTACTACAATGTGCATTAAAGAAAGCCTGAGACTGCACCCACCCGTGGTGGCCCTTTCACGCCAGTACACCAAAGACATGCCTGTCCCTGGGGGTCGCACTATTCCAAAGG GAACAATCAGCCTGTTGAGCATCTATGGTACCCACCACAACTCTGAAATATGGCCCAACCCAGAg ttttttgttgcacAATTAAGTATAATTTGTACAACCATCATCAATGT GTCTATGACCCCATGCGTTTTGACCCTGAGAAATCCAAGGGCCGTTCGTCCTATGCTTTCATCCCTTTCTCTGCAGGGCCCAG GAACTGCATCGGACAGAACTTTGCCATGGCGGAGATGCGCGTTGCCATAG
- the cyp4f3 gene encoding cytochrome P450 4F3 isoform X2 yields MAAGPGGVSGRLFSHLFPGCSLWAWLQLVATGAALCVCAQVARVCWRRSRLRCFAKPPTRNWLLGHMGIMKSTEEGMQATDQLVQTYKHSCSWFLGPFYCLVRLFHPDYNKPLLLASASITVKDELFYGLMRPWLGQGLLLSNGERWSRHRRLLTPAFHFDILKNYVVVFNHSTDIMHAKWRRLVAAGQKRLDMFDQISLMTLDSLLKCTFSYDSQCQEKSSEYITAIYELSTLVVKRQHYPPHHWDWLYWRSANGQRFRKACSVVHGFTTDIIQKRRTQLLHQGATKSQCVSEPGTRKKVTDFIDVLLLSKDEDGNSLTDDEIKAEADTFMFEGHDTTASGISWVLYNLAAHPKYQERCRDEIDSLLKGRETEEIQWDDLTNLPFTTMCIKESLRLHPPVVALSRQYTKDMPVPGGRTIPKGTISLLSIYGTHHNSEIWPNPEVYDPMRFDPEKSKGRSSYAFIPFSAGPRNCIGQNFAMAEMRVAIALTLRRFRVSLSGQNVRRLYTLILRAEGGLLLDIEPHNPTGPATPT; encoded by the exons ATGGCAGCAGGGCCGGGCGGCGTGTCTGGCCGCCTTTTCTCTCACCTCTTCCCCGGATGCTCGCTCTGGGCTTGGCTGCAGCTGGTCGCAACGGGAGCTGCGCTCTGCGTCTGTGCGCAGGTGGCCCGCGTCTGCTGGAGACGCTCTCGGCTGCGCTGCTTCGCGAAACCCCCGACTCGCAACTGGCTGCTGGGACACATGGGGATA ATGAAGAGCACAGAAGAGGGTATGCAAGCTACAGATCAGTTGGTGCAGACATATAAACACTCCTGCTCCTGGTTCCTGGGCCCTTTCTACTGCCTGGTGCGGCTCTTTCATCCCGATTACAACAAGCCCCTCCTGCTGGCCTCAG CCTCCATTACTGTGAAGGATGAGTTGTTCTATGGACTCATGAGGCCATGGCTTG GGCAGGGCTTGCTGTTGAGCAACGGGGAGCGCTGGTCACGGCACCGACGACTTCTCACGCCCGCCTTTCACTTCGACATCCTAAAGAACTATGTAGTCGTTTTCAACCACTCCACCGATATCATGCAT GCAAAATGGCGCCGCCTGGTGGCTGCAGGTCAGAAACGTCTAGACATGTTTGATCAGATCAGCCTCATGACCCTGGACAGCCTTCTCAAGTGCACCTTCAGCTACGACAGCCAGTGTCAAGA GAAGTCTAGTGAGTACATCACTGCGATCTATGAGCTAAGCACGCTGGTGGTGAAGAGGCAGCACTACCCTCCACATCACTGGGACTGGCTGTACTGGCGCTCTGCCAATGGCCAGCGCTTCCGAAAGGCCTGCAGCGTGGTGCATGGCTTCACCACTGACATCATCCAAAAGCGCCGCACCCAGTTGCTTCACCAAGGTGCAACAAAGAGCCAATGTGTATCTGAGCCCGGCACCAGGAAGAAGGTCACAGACTTCATTGATGTGTTGCTGCTCTCCAAG GATGAAGATGGTAACAGCCTCACGGATGATGAAATTAAGGCAGAAGCTGACACGTTCATGTTTGAGG GTCATGACACCACGGCCAGTGGGATATCATGGGTGCTGTATAATCTGGCCGCTCACCCTAAGTATCAGGAGCGCTGCCGCGATGAGATTGATTCTCTGCTCAAGGGACGAGAAACTGAGGAGATCCAATG GGACGACCTGACGAACCTGCCCTTTACTACAATGTGCATTAAAGAAAGCCTGAGACTGCACCCACCCGTGGTGGCCCTTTCACGCCAGTACACCAAAGACATGCCTGTCCCTGGGGGTCGCACTATTCCAAAGG GAACAATCAGCCTGTTGAGCATCTATGGTACCCACCACAACTCTGAAATATGGCCCAACCCAGAg GTCTATGACCCCATGCGTTTTGACCCTGAGAAATCCAAGGGCCGTTCGTCCTATGCTTTCATCCCTTTCTCTGCAGGGCCCAG GAACTGCATCGGACAGAACTTTGCCATGGCGGAGATGCGCGTTGCCATAGCGCTGACCCTGCGCAGGTTCCGTGTGAGCCTGTCTGGACAAAATGTGCGTCGGCTGTACACCCTCATTTTGAGAGCTGAGGGGGGTCTGCTCTTGGATATAGAGCCCCACAACCCCACTGGGCCAGCCACGCCCACCTAG
- the LOC114783400 gene encoding nuclear factor 7, brain, with product MAASSERLPQPAGNTLCPGCQSAEALLLPCGHHLCQDCLTLCQGELGQEQAGCTECYGKKLLDSVLKGLMDSLFQGQPRRAVVPQTGEECVDQGQAALERCSTHGENLTRFCTDDEELVCEVCLREGHEGHDSCCTDEAAQDCKRELRSALRPLQEMLEVLNTAKQSCEETTDYIKSQARHTERLIKEEFEKLRQFLGNEEAAALNSLKEEEEQKTQKMKEQLDKLAGEIASLADTINSAEEAMDTDDVTFLKNYIMTSERTECRVQKPDEVTDTLIDVANHLGCIKFHVWDKMQTIIQYTPVVLDPNTADICLMVSDDLTTVHYSGEDQALPDNPERFSYYECVLGSEGYNSGRHCWDVEVGDCSEWALGVVSETMQRKEWFPPNPERGLWTICLFAGEYHARTTSSSSLTVKKKPHRVRVQLDYERGRLTFSDASDNTLLYKFKHKFTETVYPYFSNTCKRHPLRILTGKLLVIVD from the exons ATGGCGGCATCCTCAGAACGGCTCCCTCAGCCTGCAGGTAACACTTTGTGCCCAGGCTGCCAAAGCGCTGAGGCCCTTCTGCTTCCATGTGGCCATCATCTGTGTCAGGACTGCCTCACCCTGTGCCAGGGGGAGCTGGGGCAGGAGCAGGCCGGCTGCACGGAGTGCTACGGGAAAAAGCTCCTTGACAGCGTCCTGAAGGGCCTGATGGACTCACTGTTTCAGGGTCAGCCCAGACGGGCGGTTGTCCCACAGACTGGGGAAGAGTGTGTGGATCAGGGGCAAGCTGCACTGGAGAGGTGCTCCACCCATGGGGAGAACCTGACGCGTTTCTGCACTGACGATGAGGAGctggtgtgtgaggtgtgtttgAGGGAGGGTCATGAAGGCCATGACAGCTGCTGCACTGATGAAGCTGCTCAGGACTGCAAG AGGGAGCTGAGGTCAGCCCTGAGACCTCTGCAGGAGATGCTGGAGGTCTTGAACACAGCCAAACAAAGCTGTGAAGAGACCACTGATTACATTAAG AGCCAGGCCCGGCACACGGAGAGGCTCATAAAGGAGGAGTTCGAGAAGCTCCGCCAATTCCTGGGCAATGAAGAGGCGGCTGCTCTGAACTctctgaaggaggaggaggagcagaagaCACAAAAGATGAAGGAGCAATTGGACAAGCTGGCCGGAGAGATTGCCTCCCTCGCAGATACAATCAACAGCGCCGAGGAGGCCATGGATACTGACGATGTCACGTTTTTAAAG AATTATATAATGACATCGGAAAG AACCGAGTGCCGAGTACAGAAACCAGATGAGGTGACAGACACACTGATTGATGTGGCCAACCACCTGGGCTGCATCAAGTTTCACGTCTGGGACAAGATGCAAACAATCATTCAGTACA CTCCCGTTGTTCTTGATCCCAACACGGCCGACATCTGCCTGATGGTGTCTGACGACCTCACAACCGTTCACTACAGCGGGGAGGACCAGGCGCTGCCGGACAACCCCGAACGCTTCAGCTACTATGAGTGCGTCCTGGGATCGGAGGGGTACAATTCTGGCCGCCACTGCTGGGATGTCGAGGTGGGCGACTGCTCCGAGTGGGCCCTGGGTGTCGTCAGTGAGACCATGCAGCGCAAGGAGTGGTTCCCGCCGAACCCCGAAAGGGGTCTGTGGACCATCTGCCTGTTTGCCGGAGAGTATCACGCCCGGACCACGTCCAGCAGCTCTCTGACCGTAAAGAAGAAGCCCCACAGAGTCAGGGTTCAGCTGGATTATGAAAGGGGACGACTCACATTCTCCGATGCCAGTGACAACACGCTGCTGTACAAATTCAAACACAAGTTCACTGAGACAGTTTATCCCTATTTTTCCAACACCTGCAAGCGCCACCCACTTCGCATTTTAACAGGGAAGCTATTGGTCATTGTCGATTAG
- the cyp4f3 gene encoding cytochrome P450 4F3 isoform X1: MAAGPGGVSGRLFSHLFPGCSLWAWLQLVATGAALCVCAQVARVCWRRSRLRCFAKPPTRNWLLGHMGIMKSTEEGMQATDQLVQTYKHSCSWFLGPFYCLVRLFHPDYNKPLLLASASITVKDELFYGLMRPWLGQGLLLSNGERWSRHRRLLTPAFHFDILKNYVVVFNHSTDIMHAKWRRLVAAGQKRLDMFDQISLMTLDSLLKCTFSYDSQCQEKSSEYITAIYELSTLVVKRQHYPPHHWDWLYWRSANGQRFRKACSVVHGFTTDIIQKRRTQLLHQGATKSQCVSEPGTRKKVTDFIDVLLLSKDEDGNSLTDDEIKAEADTFMFEGHDTTASGISWVLYNLAAHPKYQERCRDEIDSLLKGRETEEIQWSLYYISPPTPLSFIFKKKSISCSISCCRDDLTNLPFTTMCIKESLRLHPPVVALSRQYTKDMPVPGGRTIPKGTISLLSIYGTHHNSEIWPNPEVYDPMRFDPEKSKGRSSYAFIPFSAGPRNCIGQNFAMAEMRVAIALTLRRFRVSLSGQNVRRLYTLILRAEGGLLLDIEPHNPTGPATPT; the protein is encoded by the exons ATGGCAGCAGGGCCGGGCGGCGTGTCTGGCCGCCTTTTCTCTCACCTCTTCCCCGGATGCTCGCTCTGGGCTTGGCTGCAGCTGGTCGCAACGGGAGCTGCGCTCTGCGTCTGTGCGCAGGTGGCCCGCGTCTGCTGGAGACGCTCTCGGCTGCGCTGCTTCGCGAAACCCCCGACTCGCAACTGGCTGCTGGGACACATGGGGATA ATGAAGAGCACAGAAGAGGGTATGCAAGCTACAGATCAGTTGGTGCAGACATATAAACACTCCTGCTCCTGGTTCCTGGGCCCTTTCTACTGCCTGGTGCGGCTCTTTCATCCCGATTACAACAAGCCCCTCCTGCTGGCCTCAG CCTCCATTACTGTGAAGGATGAGTTGTTCTATGGACTCATGAGGCCATGGCTTG GGCAGGGCTTGCTGTTGAGCAACGGGGAGCGCTGGTCACGGCACCGACGACTTCTCACGCCCGCCTTTCACTTCGACATCCTAAAGAACTATGTAGTCGTTTTCAACCACTCCACCGATATCATGCAT GCAAAATGGCGCCGCCTGGTGGCTGCAGGTCAGAAACGTCTAGACATGTTTGATCAGATCAGCCTCATGACCCTGGACAGCCTTCTCAAGTGCACCTTCAGCTACGACAGCCAGTGTCAAGA GAAGTCTAGTGAGTACATCACTGCGATCTATGAGCTAAGCACGCTGGTGGTGAAGAGGCAGCACTACCCTCCACATCACTGGGACTGGCTGTACTGGCGCTCTGCCAATGGCCAGCGCTTCCGAAAGGCCTGCAGCGTGGTGCATGGCTTCACCACTGACATCATCCAAAAGCGCCGCACCCAGTTGCTTCACCAAGGTGCAACAAAGAGCCAATGTGTATCTGAGCCCGGCACCAGGAAGAAGGTCACAGACTTCATTGATGTGTTGCTGCTCTCCAAG GATGAAGATGGTAACAGCCTCACGGATGATGAAATTAAGGCAGAAGCTGACACGTTCATGTTTGAGG GTCATGACACCACGGCCAGTGGGATATCATGGGTGCTGTATAATCTGGCCGCTCACCCTAAGTATCAGGAGCGCTGCCGCGATGAGATTGATTCTCTGCTCAAGGGACGAGAAACTGAGGAGATCCAATGGTCACTATATTATATTTCCCCACCCACTCctctttcctttatttttaaaaagaaaagcattagcTGCTCCATTTCCTGTTGCAGGGACGACCTGACGAACCTGCCCTTTACTACAATGTGCATTAAAGAAAGCCTGAGACTGCACCCACCCGTGGTGGCCCTTTCACGCCAGTACACCAAAGACATGCCTGTCCCTGGGGGTCGCACTATTCCAAAGG GAACAATCAGCCTGTTGAGCATCTATGGTACCCACCACAACTCTGAAATATGGCCCAACCCAGAg GTCTATGACCCCATGCGTTTTGACCCTGAGAAATCCAAGGGCCGTTCGTCCTATGCTTTCATCCCTTTCTCTGCAGGGCCCAG GAACTGCATCGGACAGAACTTTGCCATGGCGGAGATGCGCGTTGCCATAGCGCTGACCCTGCGCAGGTTCCGTGTGAGCCTGTCTGGACAAAATGTGCGTCGGCTGTACACCCTCATTTTGAGAGCTGAGGGGGGTCTGCTCTTGGATATAGAGCCCCACAACCCCACTGGGCCAGCCACGCCCACCTAG